One Solanum lycopersicum chromosome 2, SLM_r2.1 genomic region harbors:
- the LOC101255362 gene encoding transcription factor HHO5-like encodes MGSNSKEMNIDLNFVYVPKLISDVLTEVSAMDDISKKLKKLNQFLVPLEEELTKIEAFKRELPLCMLLLKHAIERLKAEALLYKEKDKSPVMMEEFIPLKKGNSDEIGRVKKSNDLSDKKNWMSSAQLWSTPVQYESFNLQNLKRSGVEDKAKEKQYQLGACKLTSERGAFLPFQRQALKVDKKCLAVKDLSLSMAVTVGEGENRENPIDVSVKRENGPSNSNGCDGFSHDKSLQRKQRRCWSPELHRRFVDALHQLGGPQVATPKQIRDIMQVDGLTNDEVKSHLQKYRLHVRRVPASGCSWSTVDENGESSKNNGTQSGSPEGPLHFTGSGSAKGVSVNEEEDNKSESYNWNGQLHKSIEGSTIRSSSH; translated from the exons atgggttcaaattctaaagaaatgaacattgatttgaattttgtttATGTACCCAAGTTAATTTCAGATGTTTTAACTGAAGTTTCTGCCATGGATGacatctccaagaaattaaaaaagCTCAATCAGTTTCTTGTTCCTTTAGAAGAAGAACTCACAAAAATCGAAGCTTTTAAACGTGAATTGCCCTTGTGTATGCTTCTTCTCAAACatg CTATTGAGAGATTAAAGGCAGAAGCTTTGCTGTATAAGGAGAAAGATAAAAGCCCTGTGATGATGGAGGAATTCATCCCACTGAAGAAGGGTAATTCTGATGAAATTGGAAGGGTAAAAAAGTCAAATGATTTAAGTGATAAGAAAAATTGGATGAGCTCTGCTCAGCTATGGAGCACTCCAGTTCAGTATGAAAGCTTTAATCTTCAAAACTTAAAACGG AGTGGTGTAGAAGATAAAGCCAAGGAGAAGCAATACCAGTTAGGAGCATGTAAATTGACGAGTGAAAGAGGGGCATTTTTGCCATTTCAAAGACAAGCTTTGAAGGTAGACAAAAAATGTTTGGCAGTGAAGGATTTATCTCTGTCAATGGCAGTGACAGTGGGTGAAGGAGAAAACCGTGAAAATCCAATTGATGTGAGTGTCAAAAGAGAGAACGGCCCATCAAATTCAAATGGGTGTGATGGTTTTTCACATGACAAATCACTACAGAGGAAACAGAGGCGTTGTTGGTCTCCAGAATTGCATCGCAGATTTGTTGATGCTCTTCATCAACTTGGAGGTCCACAAG TGGCTACACCAAAACAGATCAGAGATATCATGCAAGTGGATGGCCTGACCAATGACGAAGTGAAAAGCCATTTACAG AAATATAGACTTCATGTGCGACGAGTCCCAGCATCAGGTTGTTCATGGTCTACTGTGGATGAAAATGGGGAGTCTTCAAAGAATAATGGTACACAATCTGGTTCTCCTGAAGGGCCACTTCATTTTACTGGTTCAGGTTCAGCCAAAGGGGTGTCTGTGAATGAAGAAGAGGATAATAAATCGGAAAGCTATAATTGGAATGGACAGCTTCACAAGAGCATTGAAGGGTCAACTATAAGATCAAGTAGCCATTAA
- the LOC101251139 gene encoding LOB domain-containing protein 36-like: protein MSSTNSPCAACKFLRRKCTQECVFAPYFPPDQPLKFSNVHKVFGASNVSKLLNELNAAQREDAVNSLAYEAEYRLRDPVYGCVGLISLLQQKLRQVQDDLLNARKELSTYIGPAGMLPIANLQPPGFFQPQQQPMNAPSSSTMSPFNMNPMSGMSTGVPHGGPLLIRDPQQQQQQQLLQQPIQVQQFITAIAAKEQRDQQEMLKYYEQQEQQEDAVRFNSGFDSTGSVTATGFHQMSSSIPPSLVLAGTYENPYNLVPPHQQSQPEQSLSYQQQVHLQSQQQLQPPQPPETPRQQPRANSEEEGRGSGPSG, encoded by the coding sequence ATGTCATCGACCAATTCTCCATGCGCAGCTTGCAAATTCCTACGCAGAAAATGCACCCAAGAGTGTGTCTTCGCACCCTATTTTCCGCCAGATCAGCCATTGAAATTTTCCAATGTCCACAAAGTCTTTGGTGCCAGCAATGTGTCGAAACTACTCAACGAACTCAATGCTGCTCAACGGGAAGATGCAGTGAATTCCCTTGCCTACGAGGCTGAGTATCGGCTTCGAGATCCGGTCTATGGGTGTGTTGGCCTTATTTCATTACTCCAACAGAAGCTTAGGCAAGTTCAGGATGATCTGTTGAACGCTAGAAAGGAATTGTCTACCTACATTGGTCCAGCAGGAATGCTACCCATTGCTAATCTTCAACCTCCAGGGTTCTTTCAACCGCAGCAGCAGCCTATGAATGCGCCCTCTTCTAGTACCATGAGTCCTTTCAATATGAACCCAATGTCAGGAATGTCAACAGGGGTCCCACATGGTGGTCCATTGCTAATTCGTGACccacaacagcaacagcaacaacaactaCTGCAGCAGCCAATTCAAGTTCAACAATTTATAACAGCAATAGCTGCAAAGGAACAAAGGGACCAACAGGAGATGCTAAAATATTATGAGCAGCAAGAACAACAAGAAGATGCTGTAAGATTTAACAGTGGGTTTGACTCTACGGGCTCGGTAACAGCTACTGGATTTCATCAGATGAGTTCATCCATACCACCTTCGTTGGTTTTGGCCGGTACCTATGAAAATCCTTATAATCTGGTTCCTCCTCATCAGCAGTCCCAACCAGAGCAGTCTCTTTCTTATCAACAACAGGTTCATCTTCAGTCTCAACAACAGCTGCAGCCCCCACAGCCACCAGAGACCCCAAGGCAGCAACCGAGAGCCAACAGCGAAGAGGAGGGAAGGGGTTCCGGCCCTTCAGGTTGA